Below is a genomic region from Fusarium oxysporum Fo47 chromosome XI, complete sequence.
AGTACGGCGCATTGTGCTTTGAAACGGAAGCCGTAGGCCTGTACGACTTTCCGTGCCTTATCATCCACGGCATTTACGATTATGCAGATTCGCATATGAGCAACCTTTGGCAGGAATATGCTGCTGCCACGGCTGCAGCATTTGCCAAGGAGCTACTGCTGTTTGTAGCACCTGGCCGGGTTCGGCGAGAGAAAACGACCTTCTACGAGGTTGCGTCTAGTAAGTGAGCTTTTGTCGTTCATGTTGTGAGGATATCTTTGGCCACCTATTGACATATGTTAGTCGTCAAAGATGGCTTCAGAACCTCAGTGTCAAGTCTCGCTGAACAAAATTATATCAAGTATGTTTTACCCTTTTATAAACGGCCCTTTATGAATTTGGAATAGACACATGTTGAATAACCAACCCACGAACCTTTACATGGTCGACAGCACACGCTACAACAGTGAAGACGCCCAGGAAAGCACCAGGTGCGAAGATGGCACCCGACCTCTTAGCCTAGAGGCCATAGAACAATAGGGAGAACAATTTCGTACCAACCACTGTTCTGGCTCATTTAGCACTGCAAAGACTGGTGCATCTACTGAACAAGCGATTCGCTGCTTGAGTACTTCCTCtaaagagaagaacagagcTGGATAGATAATAACCGACTAATCTACACTTTTGAGATTCAAAATACTGATGCTGTTTCCCCGCTGAACCACCCAGACGCATGTGGAAGGTTGATATCTGCCTTAAACAAAGCTGCTATTCCAACGCTGGATTTTCATTCTGGCTTCGTAGCATACACCGACCAACTATTCACCATTAGTACCACACTTAACTGTTTCGTCTGAGACTTACATCGGCCAGTAGGAATGAATATTGACATTCTTAATATCCTTTCGCACATCTGTCAGAAAAACCTCGACTTCCTCTTTACTCCAGCCAAGTCCGCCCTGACCATCAGGGCGTGTGAAGACAGCGAGACTTAAAGCTGCCAACGCATCTAGAGTGTTCTGCTGGGCCCAGGTACCTGTCAAAACCTTTAGTAGCTGCTGATAGGAAGTTCTTGACGGGGCTAACTGACCAATCTGCTTATGTTTGGGATCCTTGGGCCATCTGTTCAAAGGCCACTTGCGCTTCACAATGTTCACATCTACAAAGCCCGCTGCCTCAAGTTGATCCTTGTATTTCAACGCACTATCCATAGAACGACCATTCTTGGTGAAAATATCGTGTAGAAGTTCTGACCACTTGGATAGTGCTGAGTCTTTTGTCAGAGTGTCATCGTCGGAGAGGAGAGGATAGATGATGTCGATCATCTCTATTCTGCCTCCAGGGTTGAGGTTGCTGTTGATACGTTTTAGACTTGATGAAAATGGTTCGGGAGAGGAGCTGGCATACTTGTAGCTTTCGCTGAAGAACTTGGGCCAGTCGAGAATGGAGCCTGTGAGAAAGCGAGCAAAGACAAAGTCGAATTTGTTAGAATAGTCCCATGGCTCCTCGAGATCGTCTACATAGAACGAGGCGTTGGGGGGAATGCTTTGAGATGTCAGTACGTTCCGTTACCACGAGAATGAATACATACACCGAAGGCTGAATCGGACTCAAGTCGACGCCAATGACCTGAAAAGTCAGTAATAGACTCCCAAGTCATCCTCGTAAAACTCACCTCGCACTCGGGATGCTCATCAGCTGTCCAATTTGTTAACGTCATGCTCGTTGTTATGTAGCTTGCAGTACTCACCAAACTCGATGGCCCAGATTCCGGTGCCACAGCCCGCATCAAAAGCGCGGTTGAGCGTCTTGGGCAAGGGAGCTGCGTGTAGTCTTTCGTCGAAAGTGAGCAGAAAgagatgatgttgaagatctGCGGGGTTATCTGATTAGAAAGGTAAGTGAGAAGGGAAGGTATGGTGTACCTAGTCGTTCGTTCTCAATCTATACCAGGTCAGTACTAATTACTATGTAAAGTGGAAAAAGGCATACCTCGTCATTAGGAAGTGCATAAGCTGTGTCAATTAGTTCAACTTCTTGTCGCATCTGCTGCACATCAGATCTTACCTCCATCCTTGTAAGCATGATAAGTCCTGCCATTCTCCTCACGATACCTCAAAATACTGGATCTTAGTGATGTAGTATCGCTACCGGTGTCCTATCAGACATTAGCTACTGCGATCTTCCTGAAAATATCCACTTACGTCTCCGAGGGCGGAGTCAGCATCAGTGTTATCCTGAGCCGCCTATCAACTGATTAGCAAGACCCTGGAGGGTTTCAGTCACAGTAGATGCATACGtgctcatcaacagcaaggGGGTCCTCGTCTGCGCACATCGTCAAGGGTTCGATTTAGTGTTTGACGTTAAGTTAGATCGAAATGGCGGTCGGCACGAGTGGAGTTTGGAGACGGATGATCTGTCACCAGTCACGTGTGATAAGAGCCACATTCCAGTCTGTATCACGATAACATCATACTAGCATCATAGCGGCTAGATCAGGATCACAACATCCCTGTCGAGATTCAAGGCCCAGAGCGGGGTTTTGAGTGATATTGTCAGAACCAACACGCAAATCAACGACCAACAAACCAATCACTATCAAGTGTCTATGCCCAGCATGTCTCACGCAGAGAAAACGCAATACGATTCGTTCGCGCCCAAGTATGCGTCTGTGGAGGAATTGCCCTGTTCGAAACTGGAGGGGCAGCTTGTGAGGAATGCTTTGGGGGATTGTACTGGCTTGAAGGTACTGGATCTTGGCGGTGGAAGCGGACTTCATGCGAGGAGGGCGATTGATGCCGGGGCtagtgttgttgatgttgttgacaTATCGcctgagatgatgaaagcGGGTGAGGAGATTGAGCAGAGCCTTGGACGAAAGGATCGCATTCGTTGGTTCGAAGCTGATGTCACCAAGCCGGTCGCAGAGCAAGTCaagttggaggagagataCGACATCGTCATGGCTAATTGGGTTTTCGATCATGCCACCTCCGTTTCAGAGTTGAGAAGCATGTATGAGAATGTcgtcaagagcttgaagtcTGGCGGAAAGTTCATCGGCGTGAGGTCAAAGAGCATCCGCGCCAATTACATGAGCTACGGAAAATACGGTGTCACCTTTACCGATGTCACGGAGATCCCTGGCGGACTGAGGTACCAGGTCAACTGTGTGACCGAACCACCGTTCTCATTTGAGGCAACTTCAATGGAATCGACTTTCTCGCTCTCTGATGACATTGGAAAGGAACTCGGACTGGTTGAGATACATGTTGCCCCAGCCGAAGAGACGGAGCTTGTCAAGAATGACCGCGAGTTCTGGGAGGATTATCTCAAGGACTCTAACTTTGTTGTTGTAGTGGCTAAGAAGGCGTAAAGCGTGTTCCAATATGAGTTATCCTAGTATACAATGTCTACTCCTTGTTCCCCATGTACGGAAATATTATCCGTTGTCCTT
It encodes:
- a CDS encoding S-adenosyl-L-methionine-dependent methyltransferase, coding for MCADEDPLAVDEHAAQDNTDADSALGDDTGSDTTSLRSSILRYREENGRTYHAYKDGAYALPNDEIENERLDLQHHLFLLTFDERLHAAPLPKTLNRAFDAGCGTGIWAIEFADEHPECEVIGVDLSPIQPSVIPPNASFYVDDLEEPWDYSNKFDFVFARFLTGSILDWPKFFSESYKYASSSPEPFSSSLKRINSNLNPGGRIEMIDIIYPLLSDDDTLTKDSALSKWSELLHDIFTKNGRSMDSALKYKDQLEAAGFVDVNIVKRKWPLNRWPKDPKHKQIGTWAQQNTLDALAALSLAVFTRPDGQGGLGWSKEEVEVFLTDVRKDIKNVNIHSYWPIWSVYATKPE
- a CDS encoding S-adenosyl-L-methionine-dependent methyltransferase; this encodes MPSMSHAEKTQYDSFAPKYASVEELPCSKLEGQLVRNALGDCTGLKVLDLGGGSGLHARRAIDAGASVVDVVDISPEMMKAGEEIEQSLGRKDRIRWFEADVTKPVAEQVKLEERYDIVMANWVFDHATSVSELRSMYENVVKSLKSGGKFIGVRSKSIRANYMSYGKYGVTFTDVTEIPGGLRYQVNCVTEPPFSFEATSMESTFSLSDDIGKELGLVEIHVAPAEETELVKNDREFWEDYLKDSNFVVVVAKKA